In Paludisphaera mucosa, one DNA window encodes the following:
- a CDS encoding protein kinase domain-containing protein, with translation MVDPSEECDPLAALADEFLDRRRRGERPSVDEFLDRLPGRREELRDLLSALIAVEALKPDLGEQGEGPEAGPGDEERLDRLGDYRLLREVGRGGMGVVYEAEQVSLGRRVALKVLAPWLRASPHQVQRFLREAKSAARLQHPDIVPIFGVGEHEGRHYYAMQFISGHGLDRVLDDVRRLKSPAPTSEHDHELTRAAAWTQLDGETRPSAGGGRRGVLAGGSPSPSPTPGRVDSATPVDAPDAGYRRAVAEIVVHAAEALQYAHDQRMLHRDIKPSNLLLDENGKVWVTDFGLVKAVDGEDLTGTGDIVGTLRYMAPERFRGRCDVRSDVYSLGLTLYEMLALRPAFEAADRQYLIHQITQEEPEPIRRVLPTLPRDLATIVQTAIAPDPEDRYATAGRLAEDLGRWLRHEPIRARRSAPHERLAKWARRNPAVAALAASAALAAIAALTILAVGNVRVSRSLYDSQRLTYFQRIALAERAWSGNDVGRAETLLDDTRAEFRSWEWHYLKRLCNAALATLRANGGEQPDALAFSPDGATAATAGPHGDVLLWEVPAGRRIRTIFGRPEGVYGLAFRPDGVVIASAGGGRTIRLYEVATGREIAAMPIARGRDALAVAWSPDGTTLASCAGVFWETVERAEEAGDLTLWDARTGRAIRSLEGHVGSVHQAAFSPDGGRLASAGADGLVKVWDPATGELLFDLAGHEGVVMGVAYDLGGRRIVSAGLDGTLRTWDAATGAALGTFRDPGERFLGVAWSPDGRRIAAAGRSWAVTVWDAATGRKTATYRGHDREATGVAFSDDGRLLGSAGYDGLVRIWDAEHGQDALAIVDFASPVSDVAVDPKGRWLAAADEVCAVQLRDLATGRPGPELDARAGSHASAAFSPDGARLAAGAREGPGLVEVWDPATGLRLHALEAGRAAVTAVAFGPDSRTLAAGDLAGVVRIWDAESGTARKPLSPAAPLAITALTISPDGRRLAATTGDVKRVYAPGTATVWDLETGREVLKLRGHRQGVADAAFSPDGLSLATASWDNTIGIWDARTGERRHAFTIRGLLVWAVAFTPDGKRVVAADNIGRMTFWDVETGHEVLTLPAHADRIYDLAFGDGGRLLASAGRDAVVKVWNASPSSAPPAVAPADAP, from the coding sequence GTGGTCGATCCCAGCGAGGAATGCGACCCGCTCGCCGCGCTGGCCGACGAGTTCCTCGACCGTCGCCGGCGGGGCGAGCGGCCGTCCGTCGACGAGTTCCTCGACCGCCTCCCCGGCCGTCGCGAGGAGCTGCGCGACCTGCTCTCGGCCCTGATCGCGGTCGAGGCGCTCAAGCCCGACCTCGGCGAGCAGGGCGAGGGTCCCGAGGCCGGGCCCGGCGACGAGGAGCGGCTCGACCGCCTGGGCGACTATCGCCTGCTCCGCGAGGTCGGCCGGGGCGGGATGGGGGTGGTCTACGAGGCCGAGCAGGTCTCGCTCGGCCGCCGGGTGGCGCTCAAGGTCCTGGCACCCTGGCTGCGGGCGAGCCCGCATCAGGTCCAGCGGTTCCTCCGCGAGGCGAAGTCGGCGGCGCGGCTGCAGCACCCGGACATCGTGCCGATCTTCGGCGTGGGCGAGCACGAGGGCCGGCACTACTACGCCATGCAGTTCATCAGCGGGCACGGCCTCGACCGCGTGCTCGACGACGTGCGGCGGCTCAAGAGCCCGGCCCCGACGTCGGAACACGACCACGAGCTGACGCGGGCGGCGGCCTGGACCCAGCTCGACGGCGAGACGCGGCCGTCCGCGGGCGGCGGGCGGCGGGGCGTCCTCGCGGGGGGGTCGCCCTCCCCCTCGCCGACGCCTGGCCGCGTCGACTCGGCGACGCCCGTGGACGCGCCCGACGCCGGCTACCGCCGCGCCGTGGCCGAGATCGTCGTCCACGCCGCCGAAGCGCTGCAGTACGCCCACGACCAGCGGATGCTGCATCGCGACATCAAGCCCTCGAACCTCCTGCTGGACGAGAACGGCAAGGTCTGGGTGACCGACTTCGGCCTGGTCAAGGCCGTCGACGGCGAGGACCTGACGGGCACCGGCGACATCGTCGGCACGCTCCGCTACATGGCGCCCGAGCGGTTCCGGGGCCGCTGCGACGTCCGGTCCGACGTCTACTCGCTGGGCCTGACGCTCTACGAGATGCTGGCGCTGCGGCCGGCGTTCGAGGCCGCCGACCGGCAGTACCTGATCCACCAGATCACCCAGGAGGAGCCCGAGCCCATCCGCCGCGTCCTGCCGACCCTGCCCCGCGACCTGGCGACGATCGTCCAGACGGCGATCGCCCCGGACCCCGAGGACCGCTACGCGACGGCCGGCCGGCTCGCCGAGGACCTCGGCCGCTGGCTGCGCCACGAGCCCATCCGCGCCCGCCGCAGCGCCCCTCACGAGCGGCTGGCGAAGTGGGCCCGGCGGAACCCGGCGGTGGCCGCGCTGGCCGCCTCGGCCGCGCTCGCGGCGATCGCGGCCCTGACGATCCTGGCGGTCGGCAACGTCCGGGTCTCGCGGTCGCTCTACGACTCGCAGCGGCTGACCTACTTCCAGCGGATCGCCCTGGCCGAGCGCGCCTGGTCGGGCAACGACGTCGGCCGCGCCGAGACGCTGCTCGACGACACCCGGGCGGAGTTCCGCAGCTGGGAGTGGCACTATCTCAAGCGGCTCTGCAACGCCGCCCTGGCGACCCTCAGGGCGAACGGCGGCGAGCAGCCCGACGCCCTGGCGTTCAGCCCCGACGGCGCGACGGCGGCGACCGCCGGCCCGCACGGCGACGTCCTGCTCTGGGAGGTCCCCGCGGGCCGCCGGATCCGGACGATCTTCGGCCGTCCCGAGGGGGTCTACGGCCTGGCCTTCCGCCCCGATGGCGTCGTGATCGCGTCGGCCGGCGGCGGGCGGACGATCCGGCTCTACGAGGTCGCCACCGGCCGGGAGATCGCCGCGATGCCGATCGCCCGCGGCCGCGACGCCCTGGCGGTCGCCTGGAGCCCCGACGGGACGACGCTCGCCTCGTGCGCCGGGGTCTTCTGGGAGACCGTCGAGCGCGCCGAAGAGGCCGGCGACCTGACGCTCTGGGACGCGCGCACGGGCCGGGCGATCCGCAGCCTCGAGGGCCACGTCGGCTCGGTCCACCAGGCGGCCTTCTCGCCCGACGGCGGACGCCTGGCCTCGGCCGGCGCCGACGGCCTGGTGAAGGTCTGGGATCCGGCGACCGGGGAGCTGCTGTTCGACCTGGCGGGTCACGAAGGCGTCGTCATGGGGGTCGCCTACGACCTAGGCGGCCGGCGGATCGTCTCGGCCGGCCTGGACGGCACCCTGCGCACCTGGGACGCCGCGACCGGGGCCGCGCTCGGGACCTTCCGCGACCCCGGCGAGCGGTTCCTGGGGGTCGCCTGGAGCCCGGACGGCCGCCGGATCGCCGCCGCCGGCCGGAGCTGGGCGGTCACCGTCTGGGACGCCGCGACCGGCCGAAAGACGGCGACCTACCGGGGCCACGACCGCGAGGCGACGGGCGTCGCCTTCAGCGACGACGGACGCCTGCTGGGGTCGGCCGGGTACGACGGCCTGGTCCGGATCTGGGACGCCGAGCACGGCCAGGACGCCCTCGCGATCGTGGACTTCGCCTCGCCCGTCAGCGACGTGGCGGTCGACCCGAAGGGCCGATGGCTGGCGGCCGCCGACGAGGTCTGCGCCGTCCAGCTCCGGGACCTGGCGACGGGCCGGCCCGGCCCCGAGCTCGACGCCCGCGCCGGCTCGCACGCCTCGGCGGCGTTCAGCCCCGACGGCGCCCGGCTCGCCGCGGGGGCCCGCGAGGGCCCCGGGCTCGTCGAGGTCTGGGACCCGGCGACCGGCCTTCGGCTGCACGCGCTCGAGGCCGGCAGGGCCGCCGTGACCGCCGTGGCGTTCGGCCCCGACTCCCGCACCCTGGCCGCCGGCGACCTCGCGGGCGTCGTCCGGATCTGGGACGCCGAGTCCGGGACCGCCCGCAAGCCGCTGTCCCCCGCCGCCCCGCTGGCGATCACCGCGTTGACGATCAGCCCCGACGGCCGCCGCCTGGCCGCGACGACGGGCGACGTCAAGCGCGTCTACGCGCCCGGGACGGCGACGGTCTGGGACCTGGAGACCGGCCGCGAGGTCCTGAAGCTCCGCGGCCATCGCCAGGGGGTCGCCGACGCGGCCTTCAGCCCCGACGGCCTCAGCCTCGCCACCGCGAGCTGGGACAACACCATCGGGATCTGGGACGCCCGCACCGGCGAGCGCCGCCACGCCTTCACGATCCGGGGCCTGCTCGTCTGGGCGGTCGCCTTCACCCCCGACGGCAAACGCGTCGTCGCCGCCGACAACATCGGCCGGATGACCTTCTGGGACGTCGAGACGGGCCACGAGGTCCTGACCCTGCCGGCCCACGCCGACCGCATCTACGACCTGGCCTTCGGCGACGGCGGTCGCCTGCTGGCCTCCGCCGGCCGCGACGCCGTCGTCAAGGTCTGGAACGCGTCGCCCTCCTCCGCCCCCCCCGCCGTCGCCCCGGCGGACGCCCCCTAA
- a CDS encoding sigma-70 family RNA polymerase sigma factor, with translation MGDESTSADELIRRVGEGDEEALGELFGAHRERLKRLVRLRLDRRLQRRVDPSDVLQEAYLDLAKKLPAYASKPSLPFFLWVRLVVVERLIRIHRTHLDAAARDAGREVSLHRGGEPRADSASIAAQLLGRVTSASRAAVRAERRVQLEATLDAMDPVDREVIVLRHFEELSNDEAASVLGLSKAAASKRYVRAMLKLKVVLANTPGLADTVDGGAG, from the coding sequence ATGGGCGACGAGTCCACGAGCGCCGACGAGCTGATCCGGCGCGTCGGCGAAGGCGACGAGGAGGCGCTCGGGGAGCTGTTCGGGGCGCATCGCGAGCGGCTGAAGCGGCTGGTTCGGCTGCGGCTGGACCGGCGGCTGCAACGTCGCGTCGACCCGTCCGACGTGCTCCAGGAGGCGTACCTCGACCTGGCGAAGAAGCTGCCGGCCTACGCCAGCAAGCCGTCGCTGCCGTTCTTCCTCTGGGTCCGCCTGGTCGTGGTCGAGCGGCTGATCCGGATCCATCGGACCCACCTCGACGCGGCGGCGCGCGACGCCGGCCGCGAGGTCTCGCTGCACCGCGGCGGCGAGCCCCGGGCCGACTCGGCGTCGATCGCGGCGCAGCTCCTGGGGCGGGTCACGTCGGCGAGCCGCGCGGCCGTCCGGGCCGAGCGCCGGGTGCAGCTCGAGGCGACGCTCGACGCGATGGACCCGGTCGACCGCGAGGTGATCGTCCTGCGACATTTCGAAGAGCTGTCCAACGACGAGGCGGCGAGCGTACTGGGCCTGTCCAAGGCCGCGGCGAGCAAGCGCTACGTCCGCGCGATGTTGAAGCTCAAGGTGGTCCTCGCGAACACCCCGGGCCTCGCCGACACGGTCGACGGCGGGGCGGGCTGA
- a CDS encoding manganese catalase family protein — MIFRVDKLLTALPKPKHPSADAAAAVQELMGGKAGEMSTLMNYFFQTINFRDRENYQPFYKLVSNIAAEEWGHVELVASAINLLLTGTVPRGHDPAAAPLADVPGFRNTYHFFAAGQNALPMDSMGHFWNGSYVHSSGSLKLDLVHNFFLELNARATKLKVYETTSDPTVRELTAFLLVRGSTHVIAYAKALEALSGGVEVAKLFPIPELSTDAFPEARKYVEQGLYNTMYSFSQEDISALGQIWKGAHPDGAPELVVTNDPIPTLVDIPFLPAEPQVAAPSALDPEQVKEAAERIFGKDKGKRKGKKAS, encoded by the coding sequence ATGATCTTCCGAGTCGACAAGCTGCTGACCGCGCTTCCCAAGCCGAAGCATCCGTCCGCCGACGCGGCGGCGGCCGTCCAGGAATTGATGGGCGGCAAGGCGGGCGAGATGTCCACCCTGATGAACTACTTCTTCCAGACGATCAACTTCCGCGATCGCGAGAACTACCAGCCGTTCTACAAGCTGGTCTCCAACATCGCGGCCGAGGAGTGGGGCCACGTCGAGCTGGTGGCGAGCGCCATCAACCTGCTGCTCACGGGGACGGTCCCGCGCGGCCACGACCCGGCGGCCGCCCCCCTGGCCGACGTCCCGGGGTTCCGCAACACCTACCACTTCTTCGCGGCCGGCCAGAACGCCCTGCCGATGGACTCGATGGGCCACTTCTGGAACGGCAGCTACGTCCATTCCAGCGGCAGCCTGAAACTCGACCTGGTGCACAACTTCTTCCTGGAGCTGAACGCCCGGGCGACGAAGCTCAAGGTCTACGAGACGACCAGCGACCCGACGGTCCGCGAGTTGACGGCCTTCCTGCTGGTGCGCGGCAGCACGCACGTCATCGCCTACGCCAAGGCCCTGGAGGCGCTCTCCGGCGGCGTCGAGGTGGCGAAACTCTTCCCGATCCCCGAGCTGAGCACCGACGCCTTCCCCGAGGCCCGGAAGTACGTCGAGCAGGGCTTGTACAACACGATGTACAGCTTCAGCCAGGAAGACATCTCGGCGCTGGGCCAGATCTGGAAGGGCGCGCACCCCGACGGGGCCCCCGAGCTGGTCGTCACCAACGACCCGATCCCGACCCTCGTCGACATCCCGTTCCTGCCGGCCGAGCCCCAGGTCGCCGCGCCGTCGGCCCTCGACCCCGAGCAGGTGAAGGAAGCCGCCGAGCGGATCTTCGGCAAGGACAAGGGCAAGCGCAAAGGCAAGAAGGCGTCCTGA
- a CDS encoding TolC family protein gives MKPTIRAARALLAAGALALLAAGRPCVAQGPTVDVQGPPGMLGSRGRLGAPIGSAGISAFDATPGSQQDRPIGGRLGPSASRAPVGALSPSTAIQSREPSARFQPRALEPANVPRYGELELPAGPQAADRPGGLTLDGAIERLVQQNLNLLALRHEIDQAQADVLTASLRANPALYADTQFVPYGRFSRDRPGGPTQYDLNITYPVDVSRKRRARTEAAVKAKRVTEAQFQDAVRLQIDNLYTAYVDVVAAEETLRYSRAYAAGITKLLNLNRELLEKGQITESTTDALGAQVEQAQFQVREATQALGRTTRALAVVLNIPRAGAESLQVQATLRDVAELPTPLESLIETALASRPDLNAYRLGVTRADADVKLAHAERYSDVYVLAQPYTYQDNRPFGLKSPTSWAVGVTVPLPLYNRNQGNIARAKSNASQTRIELAEIERQVANEAEEAVREFELSRDGVLELEGEVLPASRKVRDAAFRRFQGGEADALEYLEAQRQYNDAVRQYRDGLVRHRRAMLDLNTAVGSRILP, from the coding sequence ATGAAGCCAACCATCAGAGCCGCCCGCGCCCTGCTCGCGGCCGGGGCCCTGGCCCTCCTCGCGGCGGGCCGCCCGTGCGTCGCCCAGGGGCCGACGGTCGACGTCCAGGGGCCGCCGGGCATGCTCGGATCGCGCGGCCGGCTCGGGGCCCCGATCGGCTCGGCCGGGATCTCGGCGTTCGACGCGACCCCTGGCTCGCAGCAGGATCGTCCGATCGGCGGACGCCTGGGGCCGTCGGCGAGCCGCGCCCCCGTCGGGGCTCTGAGCCCGTCCACGGCGATCCAGTCGCGCGAGCCGTCGGCCCGGTTCCAGCCCCGGGCGCTCGAGCCGGCGAACGTCCCCCGCTACGGGGAGCTCGAGCTCCCCGCCGGCCCCCAGGCCGCGGACCGGCCCGGCGGCCTGACCCTCGACGGCGCGATCGAGCGGCTCGTGCAGCAGAACCTGAACCTGCTGGCCCTCCGGCACGAGATCGACCAGGCCCAGGCCGACGTGCTCACGGCGAGCCTTCGGGCGAACCCGGCGCTCTACGCCGACACCCAGTTCGTCCCCTACGGCCGGTTCAGCCGCGACCGGCCCGGCGGGCCGACGCAGTACGACCTCAACATCACCTATCCCGTCGACGTGAGCCGCAAGCGGCGCGCCCGCACCGAGGCCGCCGTGAAGGCGAAGCGCGTCACCGAGGCCCAGTTCCAGGACGCCGTCCGGCTCCAGATCGACAACCTCTACACCGCCTACGTCGACGTCGTCGCGGCCGAGGAGACGCTCCGCTACAGCCGGGCCTACGCCGCGGGGATCACCAAGCTCCTCAACCTGAACCGGGAGCTGCTGGAGAAGGGGCAAATCACCGAGTCGACCACCGACGCCCTCGGCGCCCAGGTCGAGCAGGCCCAGTTCCAGGTCCGCGAGGCGACCCAGGCCCTCGGCCGCACGACCCGGGCTCTCGCCGTCGTCCTGAACATCCCCCGCGCCGGCGCGGAGTCGCTCCAGGTGCAGGCCACCCTGCGCGACGTCGCCGAGCTGCCGACGCCGCTGGAGTCGCTGATCGAGACGGCCCTCGCGTCGCGGCCCGACCTGAACGCTTACCGCCTGGGGGTGACCCGCGCCGACGCCGACGTGAAGCTCGCCCACGCCGAGCGGTACTCGGACGTCTACGTGCTCGCCCAGCCCTACACGTACCAGGACAACCGGCCCTTCGGGCTCAAGAGTCCGACGTCCTGGGCAGTCGGCGTGACCGTCCCCCTGCCCCTCTACAACCGCAACCAGGGGAACATCGCGCGGGCGAAGTCGAACGCCTCCCAGACGCGGATCGAGCTCGCCGAGATCGAGCGGCAGGTGGCCAACGAGGCCGAGGAGGCGGTCAGGGAATTCGAGCTCAGCCGCGACGGCGTCCTGGAGCTGGAGGGCGAGGTCCTGCCGGCGTCGCGCAAGGTCCGCGACGCCGCCTTCCGCCGCTTCCAGGGCGGCGAGGCCGACGCGCTCGAATACCTCGAGGCCCAGCGCCAGTACAACGACGCCGTCCGCCAGTACCGCGACGGCCTGGTCCGCCACCGCCGGGCCATGCTCGACCTGAACACGGCGGTCGGGTCCCGGATCTTACCGTGA
- a CDS encoding efflux RND transporter periplasmic adaptor subunit translates to MTTPSSAAADRPGQVAAPAAAAPAPEAPRPRRSPARLLRRVVVLALLGAAAYGAWKYPAEVGKAWRSLSGTGPKAPPAPPAEAAGPAGPWDGSLRLTEAARAALDVQTVEVKPQVRPIRLELLGTTEYISDTLTKVRPMFKGRVDKVHATVGQSVKKGEPLIDLYSTELAEAKSVYEIERIQWLYDKKLVEIRGSLLQSKTVSQQLYDETKNNEMKNHQEYEVARDKLLVYGLSDEDVERAEKESGSQKARLTLRSPGDGLVISRDVAVGNLYDENDTLLVIAPLDRLWVWGNVFESDLGLVRLGQDWEIQFPFRDQKVLGKVEYISNRVDPATHAVRIRTSIPNADGEYKSDMLVRGMLAIPPVSGYVVAPRTALVVGDGRSHVYVQAPDDPGRFERRSVSVAQETDDRAVIAAGLKAGEKVANVGALILAQMYEDLQTVATGAAATASPEAN, encoded by the coding sequence ATGACGACCCCATCATCGGCGGCGGCCGATCGCCCGGGCCAGGTCGCGGCTCCCGCGGCCGCGGCCCCCGCCCCCGAGGCCCCTCGGCCCCGCCGGTCCCCGGCCCGCCTCCTGCGGCGCGTCGTCGTCCTGGCCCTCCTCGGCGCGGCGGCGTACGGCGCGTGGAAGTATCCCGCCGAGGTCGGCAAGGCCTGGCGTTCGCTCTCCGGGACGGGCCCGAAGGCGCCCCCTGCGCCGCCCGCCGAGGCCGCCGGCCCCGCGGGGCCCTGGGACGGCTCGCTCCGGCTCACCGAGGCCGCCCGCGCCGCGCTCGACGTCCAGACCGTCGAGGTGAAGCCGCAGGTCCGGCCCATCCGGCTCGAGCTGCTGGGGACGACCGAGTACATCTCCGACACGCTCACCAAGGTCCGTCCCATGTTCAAGGGCCGGGTCGACAAGGTGCACGCCACGGTCGGCCAGTCGGTGAAGAAGGGCGAGCCGCTGATCGACCTCTACAGCACCGAGCTGGCCGAGGCCAAGAGCGTCTACGAGATCGAGCGGATCCAGTGGCTCTACGACAAGAAGCTCGTCGAGATCCGCGGGTCGCTCCTGCAGTCGAAGACCGTCTCGCAGCAGCTCTACGACGAGACCAAGAACAACGAGATGAAGAACCACCAGGAGTACGAGGTCGCCCGCGACAAGCTGCTGGTGTACGGCCTGTCGGACGAGGACGTCGAGAGGGCGGAGAAGGAGTCCGGGTCGCAGAAAGCCCGGCTGACGCTGCGCTCGCCGGGAGACGGCCTGGTCATCAGCCGCGACGTCGCGGTGGGGAACCTCTACGACGAGAACGACACCCTGCTGGTCATCGCCCCCCTGGACCGCCTCTGGGTCTGGGGGAACGTCTTCGAGAGCGACCTCGGACTCGTGAGGTTGGGGCAGGACTGGGAGATCCAGTTCCCCTTCCGCGACCAGAAGGTGCTGGGGAAGGTCGAATACATCTCGAATCGGGTCGACCCCGCGACCCACGCCGTGCGCATCCGCACGTCGATCCCGAACGCCGACGGCGAGTACAAGTCGGACATGCTCGTGCGGGGGATGCTGGCGATCCCCCCCGTCTCCGGCTACGTGGTGGCACCCCGGACCGCCCTGGTCGTCGGCGACGGCCGCTCGCACGTCTACGTGCAGGCCCCGGACGACCCCGGCCGGTTCGAACGTCGGTCGGTCTCGGTCGCGCAGGAGACGGACGACCGCGCCGTGATCGCCGCCGGCCTCAAGGCGGGCGAGAAGGTCGCGAACGTGGGGGCGCTCATCCTGGCCCAGATGTACGAGGACCTGCAGACGGTCGCCACCGGAGCGGCCGCCACCGCGAGCCCGGAGGCGAACTGA